In a single window of the Cucurbita pepo subsp. pepo cultivar mu-cu-16 chromosome LG18, ASM280686v2, whole genome shotgun sequence genome:
- the LOC111780243 gene encoding pentatricopeptide repeat-containing protein At4g21065-like, with amino-acid sequence MIVLNGGKSNLARSLCSRVEIKFPHFQLLLPKFIWSSDRKTPTEAIPNGSYFSKEQRFLSLFKQCSAVKDLNQVHARTIRSGFDQNLFVLGKLIEFCAVSAHGDMNYAVAVFNRIENPDGFLWNTMIRGFGRISNLPKAFEFYKRMLEKGIAADNFTFSFLLKISGQLGSIMLGKQLHVNILKLGLDSHVYVRNTLIHMYGSLKDVKLARNLFDEMPKPGLVAWNTVIDCHVSCGMYNEALALFLQMLQSGVEPDEATLVVTVSACSALGALDFGRWVHSHVKHNDRGKTIAVFNSLIDMYAKCGAVEEAREMFNATSGKNIVTWNTMIMGLATHGDVEDALTLFSNMLAEKIVTPDGVTFLGVLCACNHGGKVEEGRRYFDLMTKHCNIQPTVKHYGSMVDILGRAGFVEEAYQLIRSMPMECNAVIWRTLLAACRMHGNVKLGERVRSHVLEIEPDHSSDYVLLANIYASSGQWNEMMKVRKSMQRKGVQKPEPGNSFLEINPCRKLEMDTVENYNNAERNESYI; translated from the coding sequence ATGATCGTTCTCAACGGTGGAAAATCCAACTTGGCACGCTCTCTGTGCTCCCGAGTTGAGATCAAATTTCCACATTTTCAATTGCTCCTCCCCAAGTTCATTTGGAGTTCAGATCGAAAAACACCCACTGAAGCAATACCCAATGGTAGCTATTTTTCCAAGGAACAAAGATTTCTGTCTCTTTTCAAGCAATGCTCCGCCGTGAAAGACTTGAATCAAGTCCATGCTCGTACTATCCGGTCGGGTTTCGATCAGAATCTCTTCGTTCTTGgcaaactcattgagttttgtGCGGTTTCGGCCCATGGCGACATGAATTACGCTGTTGCTGTTTTCAACCGAATCGAAAATCCAGATGGGTTTCTTTGGAATACAATGATAAGGGGATTTGGAAGAATTAGTAATCTGCCTAAAGCGTTTGAGTTCTACAAGCGAATGCTAGAGAAGGGAATAGCGGCAGAcaatttcactttttctttcttgctaaAGATTTCTGGGCAGTTGGGGTCAATTATGTTGGGCAAGCAGTTACATGTCAATATTCTGAAACTTGGCCTCGATTCCCATGTGTATGTTAGGAACACGCTTATTCATATGTATGGCAGTTTAAAAGACGTCAAACTAGCACGCAAcctgtttgatgaaatgcccAAACCAGGTTTGGTAGCTTGGAATACAGTAATCGACTGTCATGTCTCTTGTGGGATGTACAACGAAGCACTTGCCTTGTTTCTTCAAATGTTGCAGAGTGGTGTAGAGCCTGACGAAGCCACACTGGTTGTGACGGTCTCAGCATGTTCTGCACTGGGTGCACTGGACTTTGGGAGGTGGGTTCATTCCCATGTGAAGCATAACGATAGAGGAAAGACTATTGCCGTTTTCAATTCATTGATCGACATGTACGCCAAGTGTGGAGCAGTTGAAGAGGCCCGTGAGATGTTTAATGCAACAAGTGGCAAGAACATAGTAACATGGAACACAATGATCATGGGATTAGCTACACACGGCGATGTAGAGGATGCACTGACATTATTCTCAAACATGTTAGCAGAGAAGATTGTGACTCCTGATGGCGTGACATTCTTGGGAGTATTATGTGCTTGTAACCATGGAGGAAAGGTGGAGGAAGGGAGGAGATATTTTGATCTAATGACCAAACACTGCAATATCCAACCCACAGTTAAGCATTATGGATCAATGGTGGACATTCTGGGACGAGCTGGGTTTGTAGAAGAAGCTTATCAGCTGATACGGAGTATGCCAATGGAGTGTAATGCTGTTATATGGAGAACATTACTTGCAGCCTGTCGGATGCATGGAAATGTTAAGCTCGGGGAGAGAGTGAGGAGCCATGTTCTTGAGATAGAGCCAGATCATAGTAGTGATTATGTTCTTCTTGCAAATATATATGCAAGCTCTGGTCAATGGAATGAAATGATGAAGGTCAGAAAATCAATGCAACGAAAAGGGGTGCAGAAACCAGAGCCTGGTAATAGTTTTTTGGAAATTAATCCATGCAGGAAGTTGGAGATGGACACTGTTGAGAATTATAACAATGCTGAAAGAAACGAAAGTTATATCTGA
- the LOC111780245 gene encoding photosynthetic NDH subunit of subcomplex B 4, chloroplastic-like — MAKAIAGFSMINPTLHSSNLHPHKSTLIPHPKLPSNSGIFGHQQLIEDTKRQRGSMGKVSAFPDWQLMAVLVDHLDGQRDLVTHKSIVHLSDEAIKNVYSLYIMFTCWGCLFFGSMKDPYYDSEVYRKDGGDGTGHWVYEKQEDIEEAARADLWREELIEEIEQKVGGLRELEEAGRK; from the exons ATGGCCAAGGCTATTGCAGGATTCAGCATGATCAACCCAACACTGCATAGCTCAAATCTCCACCCACACAAATCAACCCTCATCCCACATCCCAAACTG CCTTCGAACTCTGGTATTTTCGGTCATCAACAACTG ATTGAAGATACAAAGCGCCAAAGAGGCTCTATGGGCAAGGTGAGTGCTTTCCCAGATTGGCAATTGATGGCAGTTCTAGTTGATCACTTGGACGGCCAAAGAGACCTTGTTACCCACAAATCTATTGTGCATCTTAGCGATGAAGCTATAAAGAATGTCT ACAGTCTTTACATCATGTTCACATGTTGGGGATGTCTGTTCTTTGGCTCCATGAAG GATCCATATTATGACTCAGAGGTGTACAGGAAAGATGGAGGAGATGGAACAGGACATTGGGTCTATGAGAAG CAAGAGGACATTGAAGAAGCAGCAAGAGCAGACCTTTGGCGGGAGGAGCTGATAGAGGAGATTGAGCAGAAGGTTGGAGGGCTTAGAGAGTTGGAAGAAGCTGGAAGGAAATAA